The Henckelia pumila isolate YLH828 chromosome 2, ASM3356847v2, whole genome shotgun sequence genome includes a window with the following:
- the LOC140883250 gene encoding uncharacterized protein: MGKTAAQESRKLLKEKSSGAISSTNQTKSRSRSISMNGHVKDEKPMNGHIKGEEPEDLVVPSSSTDTENGDAVESSEEVGGSGENGTIASDEDEEKVLVGKINGYMRKGQKEEVKNLGKTKRKKEEVEAEGKSEDALYKFPMNRVSRIIRSEIPNVRLSQEAVYVINRASEKFLELFSREAYACAFLDRKSYIAYDHLSSVVSKRERFDFVSDFIPERVKAEDALAQISESEK, translated from the exons ATGGGGAAGACGGCGGCGCAAGAAAGCCGAAAACTGCTCAAAGAGAAAAGTTCCGGCGCCATTTCCAGCACCAATCAAACTAAAAGCAGAAGCAGGAGTATAAGTATGAATGGCCATGTTAAAGATGAAAAGCCTATGAATGGCCATATTAAGGGCGAAGAGCCTGAGGATCTCGTGGTTCCTTCTTCAAGCACGGACACTGAAAACGGTGACGCTGTGGAATCAAGCGAGGAGGTGGGCGGGAGCGGGGAGAATGGGACAATCGCTTCTGACGAAGATGAGGAAAAAGTACTTGTTGGAAAGATCAATGGCTATATGAGAAAAGGTCAAAAGGAGGAAGTGAAAAATCTGGGCAAAACGAAAAGGAAAAAGGAAGAAGTAGAGGCGGAAGGGAAGAGCGAGGATGCTCtttataaatttccaatgaATCGCGTTAGTCGGATTATTCGGAGCGAGATTCCTAATGTTCGACTCTCACAGGAGGCGGTTTACGTCATTAACAGAGCTTCG GAGAAGTTTCTTGAACTGTTCAGCAGGGAGGCTTATGCTTGTGCATTTCTCGATCGCAAAAGTTATATTGCATATGACCATTTAT CTTCTGTTGTTTCTAAACGAGAGAGATTTGACTTTGTCTCCG ATTTCATTCCCGAGAGGGTGAAGGCCGAGGACGCTTTAGCACAGATTTCAGAGTCGGAGAAGTAA
- the LOC140884039 gene encoding fasciclin-like arabinogalactan protein 11, with protein MAKNISLISLPYIPFFLLMILQCTKTLAQPPATAPVGPTNITKILEKGGQFAIFIRLLQTTQLGEQIDTQLNNSNQGLTVFAPTDNAFSNLKPGTLNTLTNQDKVALTQFHVLPTFLSLSQFQTVSNPLRTQAGDTRNGEFPLNVTTSGNQVNISTGVTDATLGNTVYTDNQLAVYQVDKVLLPLSIFGPPSPAPAPVAGGTEKKKASGSPSAAATDSPADSSWATGDAVHGAVAFGAALFGIFYL; from the coding sequence ATGGCCAAAAACATCTCTTTGATCTCTCTCCCATATATTCCATTTTTTCTACTTATGATCCTCCAATGCACCAAAACCTTAGCTCAGCCACCGGCCACCGCTCCCGTTGGTCCGACCAACATAACCAAAATCCTCGAAAAAGGCGGCCAGTTCGCCATATTCATCCGTCTCCTACAAACCACACAACTAGGAGAACAAATCGATACCCAACTCAACAACTCCAACCAGGGTTTAACGGTCTTTGCTCCGACCGATAACGCCTTTTCGAACCTCAAACCGGGCACTCTCAACACTTTAACCAATCAAGATAAGGTGGCACTGACCCAGTTTCATGTCCTGCCAACTTTCCTGTCCCTGTCACAGTTCCAAACTGTAAGCAATCCACTGAGAACTCAGGCCGGGGACACCAGAAACGGGGAGTTCCCGTTGAACGTCACGACTTCCGGCAACCAGGTTAACATTTCCACCGGTGTCACCGATGCAACATTGGGGAACACCGTGTATACGGATAATCAGCTGGCGGTGTATCAGGTGGACAAGGTTCTTCTCCCTTTGAGCATCTTCGGCCCGCCTTCTCCTGCTCCCGCGCCCGTGGCGGGGGGTACGGAGAAGAAAAAAGCGTCCGGTAGCCCTTCGGCTGCCGCTACCGATTCTCCGGCTGATTCTTCGTGGGCAACTGGTGATGCTGTGCATGGCGCGGTGGCCTTTGGAGCTGCGTTATTTGGAATATTTTACTTGTGA
- the LOC140877951 gene encoding beta-galactosidase 8-like — protein sequence MGSESPAAPLLVFLLLSGMASLCTAVNVTYDNRALVIDGKRRVLVSGSIHYPRSTPDMWPDLIQKSKDGGLDIIETYAFWDLHEPNRGQYDFTGRKDLVKFIKLVAQAGLYVHLRIGPYVCAEWNYGGFPIWLHFIPGVHLRTDNEPYKAEMKRFTTKIVSMMKQERLYASQGGPIILSQIENEYGNVDWEYGPQAKTYIEWAAQTATSMNTEVPWVMCQQNNAPDPMINTCNGFYCDQFTPNSDKKPKIWTELWSGWFTSWGDPIPYRPTEDVAFGVARFYQLNGTLVNYYMYHGGTNFGRTSGGPFITTSYDYDAPIDEFGLLRQPKWGHLKDLHEAIKLCEEPMVESFGNTTSLGPNLEVTVYKTESGQCAAFLANLGNQTDATVSFNGDSYDLPAWSVSILPDCQNVVFNTAKINSATTIPKFIHQASQNGTYSVASNQNGTTSAGPPLSQWSWFREPVGISSKSAFVLLGLVEQINTTADKSDYLWYSMSTQINGNDPLLRDGSQLLLHVDSLGHALYAFVNGQLAGSGKGSNSNNKASLEVPVSLEPGNNKIDILSLTVGLKNYGAFFDLAGAGINGVQLKGASNGSTIDFSSESWTYQIGLKGEEIGLSGGGSPMWINGPVLPKKTPLTWYKTLFVAPGGTSPFVIDFTGMGKGQAWVNGQSIGRYWPSNVANPNGKCTDTCDYRGNYDQNKCLKNCGKPTQEQYHVPRSWLKPFGNVLVLLEEAGGDPTAISFGTRETGHICSKVSENYPIPLDMWSSVSDHSRGSTNVKPTLSLQCPSPNQVISELQFVSFGNPHGACGSFIHGRCRSKRARRIVHRACMGKAKCSFEVSVNTFGDPCANVTKSLVVEASCS from the exons ATGGGAAGCGAATCTCCGGCGGCGCCGTTGCTGGTCTTTCTTCTGTTATCCGGCATGGCGTCGCTTTGTACAGCCGTGAACGTGACGTACGATAATCGGGCGTTGGTGATCGACGGGAAGCGTCGAGTTTTGGTCTCCGGATCCATTCATTATCCTAGGAGTACTCCTGAT ATGTGGCCGGATTTGATACAGAAATCCAAGGATGGAGGACTAGATATTATAGAAACTTATGCATTCTGGGACCTGCATGAACCAAATCGAGGCCAG TATGATTTCACAGGAAGAAAAGATCTAGTAAAGTTCATAAAGTTGGTAGCTCAGGCTGGCCTATATGTTCATCTCCGAATCGGACCTTATGTATGCGCTGAATGGAATTATGG TGGATTCCCCATTTGGTTGCATTTTATACCCGGTGTTCACCTTAGAACCGACAATGAGCCATACAAG GCCGAAATGAAGCGATTTACGACCAAGATTGTGAGTATGATGAAGCAAGAAAGGCTGTATGCCTCACAAGGGGGACCGATTATTTTGTCTCAG ATTGAAAATGAGTATGGCAATGTTGATTGGGAGTATGGTCCACAAGCCAAAACTTACATAGAATGGGCTGCCCAGACGGCTACATCCATGAACACAGAGGTTCCTTGGGTCATGTGTCAGCAGAATAATGCTCCTGATCCTATG ATAAACACTTGCAATGGCTTTTATTGTGACCAATTCACCCCAAACTCTGATAAGAAGCCAAAAATTTGGACGGAGTTGTGGAGTGGATG GTTCACTTCGTGGGGCGACCCTATTCCATATAGACCTACTGAAGATGTCGCTTTTGGTGTTGCGCGATTTTATCAGCTCAATGGAACCTTAGTCAACTATTACATG TACCATGGCGGAACCAACTTCGGCAGGACGTCTGGGGGACCTTTCATTACTACCAGCTATGATTATGATGCTCCTATCGACGAATTTG GTCTTCTTAGGCAGCCTAAATGGGGTCACTTAAAAGATCTACACGAGGCCATAAAACTTTGTGAAGAGCCAATGGTAGAATCGTTTGGCAATACGACGTCTCTTGGCCCGAATTTGGAG GTCACGGTTTACAAAACTGAATCAGGGCAATGTGCTGCCTTTCTAGCCAATTTGGGTAACCAAACAGACGCGACCGTGAGCTTCAACGGCGATTCCTACGACTTGCCTGCTTGGTCCGTTAGCATATTACCTGACTGTCAGAATGTAGTATTTAACACTGCTAAG ATCAATTCTGCGACGACCATACCAAAGTTCATTCATCAAGCTTCACAAAACGGTACATACTCTGTTGCATCTAACCAAAATGGTACCACTTCTGCTGGTCCACCTCTCTCACAATGGAGTTGGTTCCGTGAACCTGTGGGCATTTCAAGTAAAAGCGCCTTTGTATTACTCGGGTTGGTGGAGCAGATAAATACTACCGCTGATAAAAGCGATTACTTGTGGTATTCTATGag CACCCAAATAAATGGGAACGATCCTTTGCTTCGAGATGGATCTCAGTTACTACTTCATGTTGATTCACTTGGTCATGCCCTATATGCATTTGTCAATGGACAGCTTGCAG GGAGTGGAAAAGGCAGCAACAGCAACAATAAGGCTTCGCTAGAGGTTCCGGTGTCCCTCGAGCCTGGAAACAATAAAATAGATATCTTGAGTTTGACAGTAGGACTAAAG AATTATGGAGCTTTCTTTGATTTAGCGGGAGCTGGAATTAATGGCGTGCAGTTGAAAGGTGCAAGTAATGGCTCAACGATTGATTTTTCCTCAGAATCTTGGACATATCAG ATTGGTCTGAAAGGGGAAGAAATAGGCCTGTCCGGAGGAGGTTCACCGATGTGGATTAACGGGCCTGTTTTGCCTAAGAAGACACCTTTGACATGGTACAAG ACACTGTTTGTTGCTCCTGGTGGAACAAGTCCATTTGTGATAGACTTTACAGGAATGGGAAAGGGTCAAGCCTGGGTAAACGGGCAGAGCATTGGACGATATTGGCCGTCCAATGTTGCTAATCCTAATGGTAAATGCACCGATACATGCGACTACAGAGGAAACTATGACCAAAACAAATGCCTGAAAAACTGTGGAAAGCCAACTCAAGAGCA ATACCACGTCCCGCGATCATGGCTTAAACCGTTTGGGAACGTCCTGGTGCTATTGGAAGAAGCCGGAGGCGATCCAACCGCTATATCTTTTGGAACTAGAGAAACAGGACATATATGTTCAAAAGTTTCAGAAAATTACCCCATCCCATTAGATATGTGGAGCTCTGTCTCTGACCACTCACGAGGCAGCACCAATGTGAAACCGACCCTTTCTCTCCAATGCCCCTCCCCTAATCAAGTCATATCAGAGCTCCAATTCGTTAGCTTCGGTAATCCTCACGGAGCATGCGGTAGCTTCATACATGGTCGATGCAGGAGCAAACGTGCTAGGCGAATCGTCCATCGG GCCTGCATGGGGAAGGCAAAATGCAGTTTTGAGGTCTCTGTGAATACTTTTGGCGACCCTTGTGCAAATGTTACAAAGAGCTTAGTGGTAGAAGCTTCGTGTAGTTGA